A genomic region of Pseudomonas sp. KU43P contains the following coding sequences:
- a CDS encoding SDR family oxidoreductase, producing MATEMLERIAEGADKLPMLAATIPAGRIGKPEEVADAILFVASQQASLVTGQVLHVNGGKTAM from the coding sequence ATTGCAACGGAGATGCTCGAGCGCATCGCCGAGGGCGCGGACAAGCTGCCGATGTTGGCTGCGACTATTCCAGCGGGGCGTATTGGCAAGCCGGAGGAAGTGGCGGATGCCATTCTGTTCGTGGCGTCGCAGCAGGCAAGCTTGGTTACCGGGCAGGTGTTGCATGTGAATGGTGGCAAGACGGCGATGTAA
- a CDS encoding sel1 repeat family protein yields MKLDFSCAHEKIPISSDEADVLFQYARWLQKNNQLKRDSVVNAEVERLYRISAEHDHHKANINLQNGAMRGRFKLRGWEHLRLSEKLIDANVATGYLFVAYFLQQGSAGLEQNPQMALRYYRKAADEGNAQAQYYVGDKLDSVTMAPTVATDMYRCAAEQGHGKAAVALGIIFREKRQYSQALEVFQMGVAGGYEHAASRLANAFLTQAVESTRYYAQEVDPARAERYKAIWSTLADYSYADPKVPEINEIVPLPPAKLPPWDGKLQWLEARLANIPPEKPSEALIHKLAKEKVLDPATGKPMPGSPAFNKADFPLMVCRSGEACPESGYWKAMVNSWEDPIQYFEEGEMMPTYLSVWTEYRPWPLRDKIMQRQERVEWGLLG; encoded by the coding sequence ATGAAACTGGATTTCAGTTGCGCGCATGAGAAAATTCCAATTTCTTCAGATGAGGCAGATGTTCTTTTCCAATATGCACGTTGGTTGCAAAAAAATAATCAACTCAAACGAGATTCTGTGGTGAATGCCGAAGTTGAACGGCTATATCGCATCAGTGCTGAACACGACCATCACAAGGCTAACATAAACTTGCAAAATGGCGCGATGCGAGGACGTTTCAAACTACGCGGTTGGGAGCACCTACGATTGAGTGAGAAGCTGATTGATGCGAATGTCGCTACTGGGTACTTGTTCGTCGCGTATTTCCTCCAGCAGGGATCAGCGGGGCTTGAGCAAAATCCACAAATGGCGCTGCGTTATTATCGCAAGGCTGCTGACGAGGGGAATGCACAGGCTCAATATTACGTGGGTGATAAATTAGATTCCGTTACAATGGCTCCAACAGTCGCTACTGACATGTATCGTTGTGCAGCTGAGCAAGGACATGGAAAGGCTGCAGTTGCTTTAGGCATAATTTTTAGAGAAAAACGCCAGTACTCTCAAGCCCTCGAAGTTTTTCAGATGGGTGTGGCCGGTGGCTATGAGCATGCTGCCTCGCGGTTAGCTAATGCATTTCTTACACAGGCTGTCGAAAGCACTCGCTATTATGCTCAGGAGGTAGATCCTGCTCGTGCTGAACGTTACAAAGCAATCTGGAGTACACTTGCAGATTATTCTTACGCAGATCCTAAAGTTCCCGAGATCAACGAAATAGTGCCACTTCCTCCGGCCAAGCTGCCACCATGGGATGGCAAGCTCCAATGGTTGGAAGCACGGCTGGCAAACATTCCACCAGAGAAACCCAGTGAAGCCTTGATCCACAAACTGGCCAAGGAAAAAGTGCTTGACCCGGCAACGGGTAAACCAATGCCAGGTTCACCCGCCTTCAACAAGGCGGATTTTCCGCTAATGGTTTGTCGCAGTGGCGAGGCTTGCCCAGAAAGTGGCTACTGGAAGGCCATGGTCAATAGCTGGGAAGACCCTATTCAGTATTTCGAAGAAGGCGAAATGATGCCCACGTATCTGAGCGTCTGGACGGAATATCGACCCTGGCCGCTGCGGGACAAGATCATGCAACGCCAAGAGCGTGTCGAGTGGGGGTTGCTTGGATAA